One segment of Paramormyrops kingsleyae isolate MSU_618 chromosome 8, PKINGS_0.4, whole genome shotgun sequence DNA contains the following:
- the LOC111858907 gene encoding retinoid-binding protein 7-like isoform X1 gives MPADYSGTWDIVTNVNFEGYMVAIGIDFATRKIAGMLKPQKVIEQDGDSFIIKTLTTFRNYTFSFRTGEELDEVTKGLDNRKCKVVKSAVTNAVTLPCPQTVVNWDNNKLVCVQRGEKKNRGWTHWLEGNELHLEMHCEDQVCKQVYKKSA, from the exons ATGCCTGCCGACTACAGCGGAACGTGGGACATTGTCACCAATGTCAACTTTGAAGGTTACATGGTGGCGATTG GCATCGATTTCGCCACACGGAAGATCGCAGGCATGCTGAAGCCACAGAAAGTGATCGAGCAAGACGGGGACTCCTTCATCATCAAGACCCTCACAACCTTCCGGAACTACACCTTCTCCTTCAGAACTGGGGAGGAGCTTGATGAGGTGACCAAAGGCCTggacaacaggaagtgcaag GTGGTGAAGTCCGCTGTCACGAATGCCGTAACTCTGCCGTGTCCACAGACGGTGGTGAACTGGGACAACAACAAACTAGTATGTGTGCAGAGGGGTGAGAAGAAGAACCGAGGATGGACTCACTGGCTGGAGGGAAACGAGCTTCATCTG GAGATGCACTGTGAAGATCAAGTGTGCAAACAGGTCTATAAAAAAAGTGCCTGA
- the LOC111858907 gene encoding retinoid-binding protein 7-like isoform X3 codes for MPADYSGTWDIVTNVNFEGYMVAIGIDFATRKIAGMLKPQKVIEQDGDSFIIKTLTTFRNYTFSFRTGEELDEVTKGLDNRKCKTVVNWDNNKLVCVQRGEKKNRGWTHWLEGNELHLEMHCEDQVCKQVYKKSA; via the exons ATGCCTGCCGACTACAGCGGAACGTGGGACATTGTCACCAATGTCAACTTTGAAGGTTACATGGTGGCGATTG GCATCGATTTCGCCACACGGAAGATCGCAGGCATGCTGAAGCCACAGAAAGTGATCGAGCAAGACGGGGACTCCTTCATCATCAAGACCCTCACAACCTTCCGGAACTACACCTTCTCCTTCAGAACTGGGGAGGAGCTTGATGAGGTGACCAAAGGCCTggacaacaggaagtgcaag ACGGTGGTGAACTGGGACAACAACAAACTAGTATGTGTGCAGAGGGGTGAGAAGAAGAACCGAGGATGGACTCACTGGCTGGAGGGAAACGAGCTTCATCTG GAGATGCACTGTGAAGATCAAGTGTGCAAACAGGTCTATAAAAAAAGTGCCTGA
- the LOC111858907 gene encoding retinoid-binding protein 7-like isoform X2 encodes MPADYSGTWDIVTNVNFEGYMVAIGIDFATRKIAGMLKPQKVIEQDGDSFIIKTLTTFRNYTFSFRTGEELDEVTKGLDNRKCKVTRRSPCTPRHRTVVNWDNNKLVCVQRGEKKNRGWTHWLEGNELHLEMHCEDQVCKQVYKKSA; translated from the exons ATGCCTGCCGACTACAGCGGAACGTGGGACATTGTCACCAATGTCAACTTTGAAGGTTACATGGTGGCGATTG GCATCGATTTCGCCACACGGAAGATCGCAGGCATGCTGAAGCCACAGAAAGTGATCGAGCAAGACGGGGACTCCTTCATCATCAAGACCCTCACAACCTTCCGGAACTACACCTTCTCCTTCAGAACTGGGGAGGAGCTTGATGAGGTGACCAAAGGCCTggacaacaggaagtgcaaggTGACCAGAAGAAGCCCCTGCACACCCAGACACAGG ACGGTGGTGAACTGGGACAACAACAAACTAGTATGTGTGCAGAGGGGTGAGAAGAAGAACCGAGGATGGACTCACTGGCTGGAGGGAAACGAGCTTCATCTG GAGATGCACTGTGAAGATCAAGTGTGCAAACAGGTCTATAAAAAAAGTGCCTGA